GAATAAAGGCTTTGCAGGCCTCTGCCTTACCACTTGGCTATGCCGCCGTGGAGCGGGAAACGAGATTCGAACTCGCGACTTCAACCTTGGCAAGGTTGCACTCTACCACTGAGTTATTCCCGCTCATTAAAAGCACGACATTTTGTATGACAGATTCAATTCTTTGTCAATGACTTTTTTTACCAGCTATAATCTTTTATACTCTTTACTATTTTTAATCTTAATGTAATTAATATATGTTTTCTTCAAGTTGAGAATCCTTGGTCATAAAATTTACTTCTTTTAATCTAAGACTATCTAAAGTTTATAGCAAATCCAACCTCAACCATGAAAAAATAAAAACTCAAATTTTAGATAACTTTAAATCAACAGATTTTAACTCTATTTGGTGGAAAATGCTCTCAAACCATACAAAAGGTGCTCTTTCAATTACAATTGCAGGGCTTTGCTTTGCTCTTATGGGAACAATGATAAAAAAACTTTCCTTTTCAATGACAAATGAAACAATAGTTTTTTCAAGAAATTTCTTTGTTCTGATATGCTTTATCCCTTTTCTTTTAAGAAGAAAAAACCGGATAAATCTTAAAACTGATAATTTCAGACTCCATCTTATAAGAGGCCTTTCAGGTCTTTTAGCAATGTATCTTTATTTTTTCACCCTTTCAAAACTTCCCCTTGCCGAAGCAGTTATGCTTTCATATACAAGCCCCCTTTTTATACCTTTTATTGCTTTTTTGTGGATCAAAGAACCACTTGAAAAGAAATTTATTGTTTCTGCTCTTGCCGGGCTTATTGGTATTATATTGATCCTAAAACCAGGAACCAGTATTTTTAATTTCAATGGAATCTTTGGAATAATTGCAGCTTTTTCAGCCTCCTTTGCAATGGTGGCAATAAGAAGAATGTCTAAAACTGAATCAGCTTTTAAAATTGTATTTTTCTATACTCTTATTGCTTCTGTAATTTCTTTTTTCCCTGCAATTTTTGCATTCACCCTTCCTTCAATAAATCAATTGATTCTGATTTCCTTTATGGGAATAGCAGGACTTGGAGGACAATTTTTTGTAACAGCTGGATACTCAATGGCCCCTTCAGCAAAAGTAGGCCCATTTACTTATACAACTGTTTTTTTTGCAGCTCTTATAGGAGTTTTCTTTTTAAATGAAACCTTTGATATTTACTCAATGATTGGAGGAACAATAATTGTTATGGCTGGAATCTTATCTCTTTCTGGAAAAAAAGAATAATGATTGATTAAAGACTGGATTTCTTCATTTTATTGAATTTAAAAACAACTACTTAAACGCTGATTTTTTTATTAAGCTTATCTAAAATTTTTTCATGGATTCCATCAAATCCTTTATTGGACATTACAAGAATAATATCTCCAGGCTCTGCCTTTTTTATTAGAAAATCAACAATTTCATCTGTTTTATCAAAAAGACTTGATTCAATATTTTTTTTATTTAATCCTTCTTTGAGTTTTTCCAAAGAAAGCCTTAACTCAGGTGAAAGCCTGGTTATTTTATCGGGTTTTTTTATACAGACAAAATCACTTCCTGAAAATGAGTTTTCATATTCCTCCTGAAAAACATTTCTCATACTTGTATTTGTGCCGGGTTCAAAAACAGAAATAAGCCTTTTGGGTTTCATACTTTTTTTTATTCCATCTATGGTAAGACGAACTTCCCTTGGATGATGGGCAAAATCATCAATAACTATTATCTTAGAAACTTCTCCCCTTATTTCCTGTCTTCTTTTCATTCCTTTATATGATTTAAGAGCTTGTTTTATCTGCTCAAAGTTCAATCCAAGACTTAAACACACAGAAACAGCAGCAAGACAATTATAAATATTGTGATCCCCTGTCATGGGAAGAAAAATTTCATCTTTTAAATCTTTGGAGCAATAATTAAACTTTAATCCCTTTTCCAGATATTTTTCATTTGAAAAAGAAATATTACTTTTTTCATTTTTTCCATAAAGCATTATATTTTTATTTTTAAACTGAGCTAGAACATCATCAAGTTCTTTGGAAGAATCAAAGGCAAAAATTAAAGATTTATCCTTTGTTTTTTCTATAAGTTCCTTAAAAGAATCTTTTATTTCCTCTACATTGGCAAAAATATCTGCATGATCAAAATCAATTCCTGTAATTACAAGCCTTGAAGAATTAAAATGAAAAAACTTTGATTTCTTATCAAAAAAGGCAGTATCATACTCATCACCTTCAATTACAAAAAGTTCTCCTGGAGCATCCATATATCCCCGATTAAAATTGCTATGAATCCCCCCAATAAAAAAAGAGGGGTTTAATCCGCAATAATGAAGAATCCAGGAAATCATCCCTGTTGTTGTAGTTTTACCATGGGTTCCTGTGACCATTATTACTTTTTTATCTTTAGCAAAAAAATGATTTATAGCCTGGGGCATTGAAAGATAATTGAGATTTTTTTCCATTACTTCTAAAACTTCAATATTGTCTTTACTAACAGCATTCCCAATAATAACCAGATCAAGTTCTTCATGGATATTATCCCTGGAAAACTCCTTTAAAACAATGTTTCTGGATTCAAGAAAAGTGCTCATGGGTGGATAAATACCCTGATCTGATCCTGTAAGATTATAGCCTTTATCAGAAAGCATTGCACAAAGAGCTCCCATTGCTGTTCCACAGGCCGAGATAAGATGGATGTTTTTAATTTGTTCTGGAGGAAAATTTTTCTTAACTGCCAATTAAACTTCCCAAAAAAAAAGGTTAATGTCCGGCTATAAGCCGGACTTTTATAAAATTTTTAAAAACAGCTTTTTTTAATTTTTAGTTAATGTTTTAAAAACACTTAAAGCTGCGTTTACAGTTGCATTTATATCTGCTTCAGTATGGACTGAAGAAACAAACCCTGCTTCAAATTGTGAAGGTGCAAGGTAAATCCCCCTGGAAAGCATTTTTGAGTAATATTGGGCAAACAAATCCAAATCTGACGTTTTTGCATCTTCATAGTTATAAACTTCAATATCAGTAAAAAAGAATCCAAACATTCCACCTAAATGGCTGGCATAAATTTTTATCCCTGTTTCCTTTGCAGCATTTTTTATACCCAGGACAAGTTGTTCTGTCTTTTGGGAAAGCTTATCATAAAAAGAAGGCTCTTTAAGCTGTTTTAAGGTTGCTATTCCTGCTGCCATGGCAACTGGGTTTCCTGAAAGAGTTCCTGCCTGATAAACATTCCCGCTGGGAGCAAGGCATTCCATAATTTCTTTTTTTCCTCCAAATGCTCCAACAGGCATTCCCCCGCCAATAATTTTTCCAAAACATGACAAATCAGGCTTGATATTAAAATAACCCTGGGCTGAATTTTTACTCACCCTAAACCCTGTCATTACTTCATCAAAAATAAGAACACTTCCATATTCCTTGGTTTTATCCCTCAAAGCTTCAAGAAAACCCGGCTTTGGAAGAATACAACCCATATTTCCTGCAACAGGTTCAACAATTACACAAGCTGTTTTATCCCCGTAAAGGTCCATTATTTCATTGAACTTTTCAATATCATTAAAAGGAATTGAAATTGTATTTTTTGTAACATCTAAAGGAATACCCGGGCTTCCAGGAATATTTAAGGTGGCAACCCCAGAACCTGCACCCACAAGAAGAACATCGGAATGTCCGTGATAGCATCCATCAAATTTGATTATAATATCTCTGCCTGTAAATCCCCTTGCAAGCCTTACTGCACTCATGGCAGCTTCGGTTCCCGAACTTACCATTCTTACCATCTCAACAGAAGGAACAAACTCTTTAACAAGTTCAGCCAGCTCTATTTCCAGATCACAGGGAGCTCCAAAAGTTGTTCCTCTTCTTAAAACATCAACTATTGAAGCAGTAACTGTTGAATCAGCATGGCCTAAAATAAGAGGTCCCCAGGATCCTACATAATCAATATATGCATTTCCGTCGGCATCAAAAATTCTTGGGCCTGAACCCCTTTGAATAAATAAGGGGTTTTTATTTACTGATTTACAGGCCCTGACAGGACTGTTAACTCCTCCAGGAATAAGATTAACTGCTCTTTGAAACAGCTTTTCAGAATTTGTATCAACCATTTATCTGCCTTTCATTTTTATTTACATCTTTTCTATACCCTGATATTCATATCTGATAAAAACACTTTATGCTCTAGTAAAAAACAATACTTTACCGACCTTATCAGAAAAATTATTTATCAGCAAAAAAGAAATTATGAACAAAACTAATCAATCAAAAATAGACAAAATTCTTGAGTATATTCTTTTAAGAAGACCTGACGAATTTCTTCTTGTGCCGGATACTAACGGATATTACAGCTTTAAGGAAGTTTTAAAAGCCATTAGCGAAAAAAAAGATTTAAGCTGGATAACCAAAGGAAAAATCATTTCCTGTATCAACCTTGGCCAATCTCCATTAATTGAACTAGGTGAGCCAGGTCTTATCAAAGCTGTAAAATCAGACAAAATTCCTTTTCCCCAAAAAACTGAAAGTCTTCCCGGAGAAATTTACACCTGTATAAGAAAAAAAGCCTGGCCCCATGTTTATGAAAAAGGCCTTAATTATAAAAACAAAAAAATCATCTGTTTTTCATCAAAGGAAAAGGCTCTTATAAAAGGCAGAAGAATTGATCCTGAACCAGTTCTTTTACACGTGAGCACAAAAATTGCCCTATCAAAAGGGATTGGTTTTGAAAAATTTATGGAAGATATTTTTCTTGCTGAAAAACTTGAACCTGAAATGTTTAAAGGCCCGTCTACTGAAAAAACAATTCAAAAACTCAAAAAGAAAAAAACAGTTAAAAAAGAATCTTTCAATCCACCGGGAAGTTTTTCTGTAAATCCTGAAAATGTTTTTCCAGAGTTAAAACCTATGACCAAAGATTCATGGAAAAGAAACAAGAAAAAACTTAGAAGACAAAAAAAGAACTTATGGCCAGATGAAATTCAATAAAAATTTTATTTATCCATAAATTTCAAAAATTAAGACTCAATAACTTTTGAAATTTCAGTTTGAGTATCTTTTTTACATTTTTTTAAATCACCAAAAGCAATTTTAATTGAATCAAGATCAAGAGAATTAATTAACTCCTCTATAATCCCAGCTTTTTCTGCAAGTTTTTGAGCCCCGATATTTGCCGCTGATCCCTTAATTGAATGGGATAATTGATCAATTCTTAAAAAATCTGAATTATTTATTTCTTTTTCCAATTCATTTACAAGTTTTTGCAAATTATCAGTGAAAATATTTATTAGCTCTTTTCCTGCTTTTTCATCGCCCATGAGTTTTGACAAAAGACTTTCAAAGTCAAACAACATTTTTTTATCTTTATTTTCCTCTGAATTTAAATCATTTATTTTATCAGAATCAATATTTTGTTTGCCAGCAAAACTTTCAAGCATATTTGAAAGTTTCAATGGAGATTCAGGCTCTTGTAAATAAAATTCTTTGGAGTTATCCCTGGAAAAATTTAAAATACAATTATAAAGTTGGCCTTGTTTTACAGGCTTAGGAAGAAAAGCAATGGATTTTTTATCTAAATTAAAAAAATATTTCCTGTCTTTGGGAAAAGACATAAAAATTATTTTAAAATCATCAAACCGCCCATCTGCTCTTAGGGCAGAAAGAAGTTTTTCGCCATTCATCCAAGGCATTCTAAAATCTAGAATTCCAAGTTGAAAAGGATTTCCTGATTTTAAAGAATCTAAAAATTTTTCCATCCCCATTTTCTCGTTTTCTGCTGATTCACAATCAAACCCCCAGCTTTTAAGAAGGATTTCAAGATGTTTTCTATTAAGCTCATTATCTTCAACAAGAAGAATTCTTGGATTTGATGAAACTGACTCAGAAACTATTTCAGATAAAAAACTATTTTTACCCTGCCCAAAACCAAAAACTGCTGTAAACCAATAGTTTGTTCCTACAAATTCACTGGTTTCCAACCCAAATTCTCCTCCCATAATTTCAGCAATTTTTTCACAAATTGAAAAATTATGATCTAATTGATCTTGGTTTTTTTGATTATCTATTTTTGAGCCAGAACCTTTAATTCTAAATTTAAGCCTAACTTTATTCTTGGTCTGAGAAACTTTTTCAACCCTTAAACTAACTTCTCCTTTTTTAGCAAGCTTGATTGAATTTTCTAAAAGAATCAAAAGAATTTGACGAAGTTTTTCCGGTTTTCCTTGGAGAAAAACAGGCAGGTCAGATTCAGATAAATACACAAGTTCAATGTTTTTACTCTCTGATTTAAAACCAAGGAGAGCCAAGGTTTCTTCAACTACAGAATAAAGATTGAAATCAACAATTTCAGGCTGAAGTTTTTCAGATTCAATCCTTTGAAAATCCATTAAATCATCTATTATTGCAAGAATTGAGTCTGCCCTGGATTTTATTGTTTTTCCGTATTCCTTTTGCTGATCTGAAATTTTTGTATCAAGAAGAAGTCCTGTGGTTCCAATAATTTCATTAAGAGGAACTCTAATTTCCCGACTTATATTTAAAAAATATTCAGTCTTCAGTCTGGTTAACTGAAGAAGACTTTCATTTTCAATTTTATCTTCAACCCGGGTTTCATCTTCTCTTTTATAAAGAATTTCGCCCATTAAATAAAATCCCCTTGAAAGCTTTGATCTCAGTGTATAAAAAAGCGATTTTTTCATTAGAATCCAAACCTTGTTAGATTAAACTCTTTTATGCTCATTGTCATTTTATCTTTATTTTCTGTAAATCCACTAAACATATCAATACAGACATCAACGCAAAACCAATGCCACAACAACTTGAAAACAAAGGAATTAAACCAACTGGCATTTATCTTGCATATTTTATTGTAGTTAAAAGTTCTATTGAGGAGATTAAATGAGTTCAACCTTAAATTCCATTTCAGCCAAAACAGCTACTCCCCCGGCCAAAATCACCGGCAAAAGGGAAACGGACAGCTATACTCTGGCAGCGGCGGACAGTCTCCTTAAAACAACAGGACAATGGAAAAAATGGGAAAAAATCCGTCAAACCAATGACGCTCTTGCCAAAAATCTGGCTTCACTTTTAATGGAAAGGCACTATTTTTTAAACCAGGCCAAATCAGGTAAAAAAATTAATTGGGAAAAATTCAATCTTCTTACAGCAAAACTTAGCAATAAAGGAATTCATCTTTGGGATAAAAACGCACTTTTAAATTCAGGCTGGGAAAAAAGAAATAATTTAAAC
The nucleotide sequence above comes from Desulforegulaceae bacterium. Encoded proteins:
- a CDS encoding DMT family transporter; amino-acid sequence: MLSNHTKGALSITIAGLCFALMGTMIKKLSFSMTNETIVFSRNFFVLICFIPFLLRRKNRINLKTDNFRLHLIRGLSGLLAMYLYFFTLSKLPLAEAVMLSYTSPLFIPFIAFLWIKEPLEKKFIVSALAGLIGIILILKPGTSIFNFNGIFGIIAAFSASFAMVAIRRMSKTESAFKIVFFYTLIASVISFFPAIFAFTLPSINQLILISFMGIAGLGGQFFVTAGYSMAPSAKVGPFTYTTVFFAALIGVFFLNETFDIYSMIGGTIIVMAGILSLSGKKE
- a CDS encoding Mur ligase family protein translates to MAVKKNFPPEQIKNIHLISACGTAMGALCAMLSDKGYNLTGSDQGIYPPMSTFLESRNIVLKEFSRDNIHEELDLVIIGNAVSKDNIEVLEVMEKNLNYLSMPQAINHFFAKDKKVIMVTGTHGKTTTTGMISWILHYCGLNPSFFIGGIHSNFNRGYMDAPGELFVIEGDEYDTAFFDKKSKFFHFNSSRLVITGIDFDHADIFANVEEIKDSFKELIEKTKDKSLIFAFDSSKELDDVLAQFKNKNIMLYGKNEKSNISFSNEKYLEKGLKFNYCSKDLKDEIFLPMTGDHNIYNCLAAVSVCLSLGLNFEQIKQALKSYKGMKRRQEIRGEVSKIIVIDDFAHHPREVRLTIDGIKKSMKPKRLISVFEPGTNTSMRNVFQEEYENSFSGSDFVCIKKPDKITRLSPELRLSLEKLKEGLNKKNIESSLFDKTDEIVDFLIKKAEPGDIILVMSNKGFDGIHEKILDKLNKKISV
- the hemL gene encoding glutamate-1-semialdehyde 2,1-aminomutase, which gives rise to MVDTNSEKLFQRAVNLIPGGVNSPVRACKSVNKNPLFIQRGSGPRIFDADGNAYIDYVGSWGPLILGHADSTVTASIVDVLRRGTTFGAPCDLEIELAELVKEFVPSVEMVRMVSSGTEAAMSAVRLARGFTGRDIIIKFDGCYHGHSDVLLVGAGSGVATLNIPGSPGIPLDVTKNTISIPFNDIEKFNEIMDLYGDKTACVIVEPVAGNMGCILPKPGFLEALRDKTKEYGSVLIFDEVMTGFRVSKNSAQGYFNIKPDLSCFGKIIGGGMPVGAFGGKKEIMECLAPSGNVYQAGTLSGNPVAMAAGIATLKQLKEPSFYDKLSQKTEQLVLGIKNAAKETGIKIYASHLGGMFGFFFTDIEVYNYEDAKTSDLDLFAQYYSKMLSRGIYLAPSQFEAGFVSSVHTEADINATVNAALSVFKTLTKN
- a CDS encoding RNA 2'-phosphotransferase, translating into MNKTNQSKIDKILEYILLRRPDEFLLVPDTNGYYSFKEVLKAISEKKDLSWITKGKIISCINLGQSPLIELGEPGLIKAVKSDKIPFPQKTESLPGEIYTCIRKKAWPHVYEKGLNYKNKKIICFSSKEKALIKGRRIDPEPVLLHVSTKIALSKGIGFEKFMEDIFLAEKLEPEMFKGPSTEKTIQKLKKKKTVKKESFNPPGSFSVNPENVFPELKPMTKDSWKRNKKKLRRQKKNLWPDEIQ
- a CDS encoding response regulator, whose protein sequence is MKKSLFYTLRSKLSRGFYLMGEILYKREDETRVEDKIENESLLQLTRLKTEYFLNISREIRVPLNEIIGTTGLLLDTKISDQQKEYGKTIKSRADSILAIIDDLMDFQRIESEKLQPEIVDFNLYSVVEETLALLGFKSESKNIELVYLSESDLPVFLQGKPEKLRQILLILLENSIKLAKKGEVSLRVEKVSQTKNKVRLKFRIKGSGSKIDNQKNQDQLDHNFSICEKIAEIMGGEFGLETSEFVGTNYWFTAVFGFGQGKNSFLSEIVSESVSSNPRILLVEDNELNRKHLEILLKSWGFDCESAENEKMGMEKFLDSLKSGNPFQLGILDFRMPWMNGEKLLSALRADGRFDDFKIIFMSFPKDRKYFFNLDKKSIAFLPKPVKQGQLYNCILNFSRDNSKEFYLQEPESPLKLSNMLESFAGKQNIDSDKINDLNSEENKDKKMLFDFESLLSKLMGDEKAGKELINIFTDNLQKLVNELEKEINNSDFLRIDQLSHSIKGSAANIGAQKLAEKAGIIEELINSLDLDSIKIAFGDLKKCKKDTQTEISKVIES